A stretch of Paracoccus sp. MA DNA encodes these proteins:
- a CDS encoding ABC transporter permease, translating into MRASLILGTLLSGLALVAALASFLWTPADVTQLAIAQKLLPPSGQHWLGTDHFGRDMLSMIMVGARTSIAVALVAVGIGMGFGVPLGLLAAARGGWIDEIVMRGNDLVFAFPSLVIAILITAALGPSALNAIIAIGIFNIPVFARVTRGAALPIWTLDYIRAAQVAGKGASRISVQHILPNIANLLIVQGTIQFSLGILAEAGLSYVGLGAQPPTPSWGRMLAEAQTMVALAPHVAIIPGLAIVVTVLGLNLLGDGLRDALDPRLRRSP; encoded by the coding sequence ATGAGGGCCTCGCTGATCCTCGGCACCCTGCTTTCCGGGCTGGCGCTGGTCGCGGCGCTGGCCTCGTTCCTGTGGACGCCGGCGGACGTCACCCAGCTTGCCATCGCGCAGAAGCTGCTGCCACCCTCGGGCCAGCATTGGCTGGGCACCGACCATTTCGGCCGCGACATGCTGTCGATGATCATGGTCGGCGCGCGCACCTCGATCGCGGTGGCGCTGGTCGCGGTGGGCATCGGCATGGGTTTCGGCGTGCCGCTGGGTCTGCTCGCCGCGGCGCGCGGCGGCTGGATCGACGAGATCGTGATGCGCGGCAACGACCTGGTCTTCGCCTTCCCCAGCCTGGTCATCGCCATCCTCATCACCGCGGCGCTGGGGCCTTCGGCGCTCAACGCGATCATCGCCATCGGCATCTTCAACATCCCGGTCTTTGCCCGCGTCACCCGGGGCGCGGCGCTGCCGATCTGGACCTTGGACTATATCCGCGCCGCGCAGGTCGCCGGCAAGGGCGCGTCACGCATCAGCGTCCAGCACATCCTGCCGAACATCGCCAACCTGCTGATCGTGCAGGGCACCATCCAGTTCAGCCTCGGCATCCTGGCCGAGGCGGGCCTTTCCTATGTCGGCCTTGGCGCGCAGCCGCCCACGCCCAGCTGGGGCCGGATGCTGGCCGAGGCGCAGACCATGGTGGCGCTGGCCCCGCATGTCGCCATCATCCCCGGCCTGGCCATCGTCGTCACCGTGCTGGGCCTCAACCTGCTGGGCGACGGCTTGCGCGACGCGCTGGACCCCAGATTGCGCAGGTCGCCATGA
- a CDS encoding L-malyl-CoA/beta-methylmalyl-CoA lyase has translation MSFRTQPAPPARLNRCQLFGPGSREALFAKMAGSAADVINLDLEDSVAPDDKEQARRNIIQAIGDIDWGTKTLSVRINGLDTPWWYRDVVDLLEQAGERLDLIMIPKVGNAADIYAVDALVTAIEAAKGRQKRIGLEVIIESAAGIAHVEEIAAASPRLQAMSLGAADFAASMGMATTGIGGTQENYYMLHEGAKYWSDPWHWAQTAIVAACRTHGVLPVDGPFGDFSDDEGFRAQARRSATLGMVGKWAIHPKQVALANEVFSPSEKAVTEAREILAAMEEAKRTGAGATVYKGRLVDIASIRQAQVIVRQAELINA, from the coding sequence ATGTCCTTCCGCACGCAACCCGCCCCGCCCGCCCGCCTGAACCGCTGCCAGCTTTTCGGACCCGGCTCGCGCGAGGCGCTGTTTGCCAAGATGGCCGGCTCGGCCGCCGATGTCATCAACCTGGATCTGGAGGATTCGGTGGCGCCGGACGACAAGGAGCAGGCGCGGCGCAACATCATCCAGGCCATCGGCGACATCGACTGGGGAACCAAGACGCTGTCGGTCCGCATCAACGGGCTGGACACGCCCTGGTGGTATCGCGACGTGGTGGACCTGCTGGAGCAGGCTGGCGAGCGGCTGGACCTGATCATGATTCCCAAGGTCGGCAATGCCGCCGACATCTATGCCGTGGACGCGCTGGTGACCGCCATCGAGGCCGCCAAGGGCCGGCAGAAGCGCATCGGGCTGGAGGTGATCATCGAATCCGCCGCCGGCATCGCCCATGTCGAGGAGATCGCCGCCGCGAGCCCGCGGCTGCAGGCGATGAGCCTGGGCGCGGCGGATTTCGCCGCCAGCATGGGCATGGCCACCACCGGCATCGGCGGCACCCAGGAAAACTACTACATGCTGCATGAGGGCGCGAAATACTGGTCGGACCCCTGGCATTGGGCGCAGACCGCCATCGTCGCCGCCTGCCGCACCCATGGCGTGCTGCCGGTCGACGGCCCCTTCGGCGATTTCAGCGACGACGAGGGTTTCCGGGCGCAGGCCCGCCGCTCGGCCACGCTGGGCATGGTGGGCAAATGGGCGATCCATCCCAAGCAGGTGGCGCTGGCGAACGAGGTGTTCTCGCCCAGCGAAAAGGCGGTGACAGAGGCGCGCGAGATCCTGGCGGCGATGGAAGAGGCCAAACGGACCGGCGCCGGCGCGACCGTATACAAAGGTAGACTGGTTGACATAGCGTCCATCCGTCAGGCACAAGTGATCGTGCGTCAGGCGGAATTGATCAACGCCTGA
- a CDS encoding GlsB/YeaQ/YmgE family stress response membrane protein: MTLTALLITLIIGAIAGWLAGLIVKGHGQGLLMNIVVGILGAVIAGWLFPMLGLGMGASAPILGTIIFATIGAVILLVVLRLIKQA; encoded by the coding sequence ATGACCCTGACTGCCCTGCTCATCACCCTTATCATCGGCGCGATCGCCGGCTGGCTGGCCGGGCTGATCGTCAAAGGCCACGGCCAGGGACTGCTGATGAATATCGTCGTCGGCATCCTGGGCGCCGTCATCGCCGGCTGGCTGTTCCCCATGCTCGGGCTCGGCATGGGCGCATCGGCCCCGATCCTCGGCACGATCATCTTCGCCACCATCGGCGCGGTGATCCTGCTGGTGGTGCTGCGCCTGATCAAGCAGGCCTGA
- a CDS encoding ABC transporter permease yields the protein MLRYVIRRLISLGLSLLVASALIFSVVELVPGDPAAFMLGTGAQPETVAALRQQMGLDLPLPLRYLHWLGGVLTGDLGHSFTYKTPVAGMILDRTQVSLPLALMALALAALIALPIGMFAAARRGRAGDTVVMGATQIGIALPNFWFAMLLVLVFAVNLRLLPAGGFPGWDHPGAALKSLILPAFALALPQAAILARVLRSALVETLGQDYIRTARAKGLSAGQALSRHALRNALIPVLTILGMQFSFLLAGAIIIENVFYLPGLGRLIFQAITQRDLIVVQSAVLVLVAAVILVTFLVDLSYALVDPRLRR from the coding sequence ATGCTGCGCTATGTGATCCGCCGCCTGATCTCGCTTGGCCTGAGCCTGCTCGTGGCCTCGGCGCTGATCTTTTCGGTGGTCGAGCTGGTGCCGGGCGACCCGGCCGCCTTCATGCTGGGCACCGGCGCCCAGCCCGAGACGGTGGCGGCGCTGCGCCAGCAGATGGGCCTGGACCTGCCCTTGCCGCTGCGCTACCTGCACTGGCTGGGCGGCGTGCTGACCGGCGATCTGGGCCACAGCTTCACCTACAAGACGCCGGTGGCCGGGATGATCCTCGACCGCACGCAGGTCTCGCTGCCGCTGGCGCTGATGGCGCTGGCGCTGGCGGCGCTGATCGCGCTGCCCATCGGCATGTTCGCCGCCGCGCGCCGCGGCAGGGCGGGCGACACGGTGGTGATGGGGGCGACGCAGATCGGCATCGCGCTGCCGAATTTCTGGTTCGCCATGCTGCTGGTGCTGGTCTTCGCGGTGAACCTGCGGCTGCTGCCGGCCGGCGGCTTTCCGGGCTGGGACCATCCCGGCGCGGCGCTGAAATCCCTGATCCTGCCGGCTTTCGCGCTGGCCCTGCCGCAGGCGGCGATCCTGGCGCGCGTGCTGCGCTCGGCCCTGGTCGAGACGCTGGGACAGGACTACATCCGCACCGCCCGCGCCAAGGGGCTGAGCGCCGGGCAGGCATTGTCGCGCCATGCGCTGCGCAATGCGCTGATCCCGGTGCTGACCATCCTGGGGATGCAGTTTTCCTTCCTGCTGGCCGGGGCGATCATCATCGAGAACGTCTTCTACCTGCCGGGCCTCGGCCGGCTGATCTTTCAGGCCATCACCCAGCGCGACCTGATCGTGGTGCAAAGCGCGGTGCTGGTGCTGGTCGCGGCGGTGATCCTGGTCACCTTCCTTGTCGACCTGTCCTATGCGCTGGTCGACCCGAGGCTGCGCAGATGA
- a CDS encoding D-amino acid dehydrogenase, which produces MKVIILGAGVLGVTSAWYLAKAGHEVTVIDRQDGPALETSFANAGEISPGYSSPWAAPGVPLKALKWMFQRHAPLVVQPRLDWQRVSWMARMLANCTSSAYAVNKSRMVRLAEYSRDCLGELRAETGIRYDERTQGTLQVFRKQQQLDAAGKDIEVLRADGVPFEVLDRDGCVAAEPGLAGSAERIVGGLRLPGDETGDCFLFTNRLAEMAAAAGVTFRWGVSIEALEAEGGRISAVRTDKGRLTADRYVLAMGSYSPRMVRHLGLKLPVYPLKGYSLTIDIQDESRAPVSTVMDETYKVAITRLGDRIRVGGLAEIAGYDLSLNPRRKETLAKSVGELFGGAGDADKALFWTGLRPMTPDGTPIVGATPIPNLYLNTGHGTLGWTMSAGSGRLIADLISGRRPDIAAEDLGYGRYLRGAKTAGRPALQPARA; this is translated from the coding sequence ATGAAGGTCATTATTCTTGGAGCGGGCGTGCTGGGTGTCACCTCGGCCTGGTATCTGGCCAAGGCCGGGCATGAGGTCACGGTGATCGACCGGCAGGACGGCCCGGCGCTGGAAACCAGCTTCGCCAATGCCGGCGAGATCTCGCCCGGCTATTCCTCGCCCTGGGCGGCGCCGGGCGTGCCGCTGAAGGCGCTGAAATGGATGTTCCAGCGCCATGCGCCGCTGGTGGTCCAGCCCCGGCTGGACTGGCAGCGCGTCTCCTGGATGGCGCGGATGCTGGCGAACTGCACCTCCTCGGCCTATGCCGTCAACAAGAGCCGCATGGTCCGTCTGGCCGAATACAGCCGCGACTGCCTGGGCGAGCTGCGCGCCGAAACCGGCATCCGCTATGACGAGCGCACGCAGGGCACCTTGCAGGTGTTCCGCAAGCAGCAGCAGCTGGACGCCGCCGGCAAGGACATCGAGGTGCTGCGGGCCGATGGCGTGCCCTTCGAGGTTCTGGACCGCGACGGCTGCGTCGCCGCCGAGCCGGGGCTGGCCGGTTCGGCCGAGCGGATCGTCGGCGGGCTGCGCCTGCCGGGCGACGAGACCGGCGATTGCTTCCTCTTTACCAACCGCCTGGCCGAGATGGCGGCGGCGGCCGGCGTGACCTTCCGCTGGGGCGTCAGCATCGAGGCGCTGGAGGCCGAGGGCGGCCGCATCAGCGCGGTGCGCACCGACAAGGGCCGGCTAACCGCCGACCGCTATGTGCTGGCCATGGGTTCCTATTCGCCGCGCATGGTGCGGCATCTGGGGCTGAAGCTGCCGGTCTATCCGCTCAAGGGCTATTCGCTGACCATCGACATCCAGGACGAAAGCCGCGCGCCGGTTTCGACGGTGATGGACGAGACCTACAAGGTCGCGATCACCCGCCTGGGCGACCGCATCCGCGTCGGCGGGCTGGCCGAGATCGCCGGCTACGACCTGAGCCTGAACCCGCGGCGCAAGGAAACGTTGGCGAAATCGGTGGGCGAGCTGTTCGGCGGGGCGGGCGATGCGGACAAGGCGCTGTTCTGGACCGGGCTGCGCCCGATGACCCCGGACGGCACGCCCATCGTCGGCGCGACGCCGATCCCGAACCTTTACCTGAACACCGGGCACGGCACGCTGGGCTGGACCATGTCGGCGGGCTCGGGGCGGCTGATCGCCGACCTGATCTCGGGCCGCAGGCCGGATATCGCCGCCGAGGACCTGGGCTATGGCCGTTACCTGCGCGGCGCGAAGACGGCCGGGCGCCCGGCGCTGCAGCCCGCCCGCGCCTGA
- a CDS encoding lytic transglycosylase domain-containing protein: MRRLVLALVAVLAATAAPAYEAVDALLGLRAPRPSEKLRCTEDGLQCISLASYVPDVCTAIERAAGRNGLDPHFFARLLWKESLFEPGAISPVGAMGIAQFMPGTAEMVGLDDPFNPAKAIEASARYLATLTASFGNVGLAAVAYNGGENRAARFVAQGGSLPWETQDYVQAITGQTAWIWRDTPPARLDVRLDKERPFREACIELAGKRKLREFQTPEHPWPWGVIVATHPSQSGVSQQVSRLNRQLRPILGGKRVSYVHRKISGGPRKLYTAQIGYSSKTEAHAFCNRLRSLGGRCLVLRN, encoded by the coding sequence ATGCGCCGTCTGGTCCTGGCCCTTGTCGCTGTTCTGGCTGCAACCGCCGCGCCCGCCTATGAGGCGGTGGACGCGCTGCTGGGCCTGCGCGCGCCGCGCCCCTCCGAGAAGCTGCGCTGCACCGAGGACGGGCTCCAGTGCATCTCGCTGGCGAGCTATGTGCCGGATGTCTGCACCGCCATCGAGCGGGCGGCGGGCAGGAACGGGCTCGACCCGCATTTCTTCGCCCGGCTCCTGTGGAAGGAAAGCCTGTTCGAGCCGGGCGCGATCAGCCCGGTCGGCGCCATGGGCATCGCGCAATTCATGCCCGGCACGGCCGAGATGGTCGGGCTGGACGATCCCTTCAACCCGGCCAAGGCCATCGAGGCCTCGGCGCGCTATCTGGCCACGCTGACCGCGAGCTTCGGCAATGTCGGCCTTGCCGCCGTCGCCTATAACGGCGGCGAGAACCGGGCCGCGCGCTTCGTCGCGCAGGGCGGCAGCCTGCCCTGGGAGACGCAGGATTATGTGCAGGCGATCACCGGCCAGACGGCCTGGATCTGGCGCGACACGCCTCCGGCGCGGCTGGACGTGCGGCTGGACAAGGAGCGGCCCTTCCGCGAGGCCTGCATCGAGCTGGCCGGCAAGCGCAAGCTGCGCGAGTTCCAGACCCCCGAACATCCTTGGCCCTGGGGCGTGATCGTTGCCACCCATCCCAGCCAGTCCGGGGTCAGCCAGCAGGTCTCGCGGCTGAACCGGCAATTGCGGCCGATCCTGGGCGGCAAGCGGGTCAGCTATGTGCACCGCAAGATCTCGGGCGGGCCGCGCAAGCTTTATACCGCGCAGATCGGCTATTCCTCGAAGACCGAGGCCCATGCCTTCTGCAACCGGCTGCGCAGCCTGGGCGGGCGCTGCCTGGTGCTGAGGAACTGA
- a CDS encoding ABC transporter substrate-binding protein yields the protein MFAKFMQAAAAAAMLAAPALAAPDSITLAMVLEPPNLDPTGGAAAAIDEVVYANVFEGLTRVAPDGSVQPGLAESWESADGKTYVFHLRPGVTFHDGSAFDAQDVVFSLDRARAPDSTNAQKALFEGIETVEALDPLTVRVTLKAPDGGFPFKMAWGDAVMVDQASIADIATRPVGTGPFRFGAWRQGDHIRLDAFDGYWGERPALKTATFRFIGDPSAAFAAMMAGDIDAFPIYPAPETLAQLQADPRFKVLVGTTEGETILAMNHKHPALAGVKVRAAIAHAIDRQEIIDGAMFGYGTPIGTHFAPHHPDYVDLTAKSQYDPDLSKKLLAEAGAENLTLRLALPPTPYARRGGEIVAAKLRAVGIQTQITNMEWAQWLEQVFKSADYDLSIISHVEPMDIDIYGREDYYFNYRNPAFDEVMAKLDATTDPAERSALLKRAQEILADDHANAFLFQMAKTGVAKAEIEGLWENTPMPANDLTKVHWKE from the coding sequence ATGTTCGCGAAATTCATGCAGGCGGCCGCCGCGGCGGCCATGCTGGCAGCGCCGGCGCTGGCGGCGCCGGATTCGATCACGCTGGCCATGGTTCTCGAACCGCCGAACCTGGACCCGACCGGGGGCGCCGCCGCCGCCATCGACGAGGTGGTCTATGCCAATGTCTTCGAGGGGCTGACCCGCGTCGCGCCCGACGGCAGCGTGCAGCCCGGCCTGGCCGAAAGCTGGGAAAGCGCGGACGGCAAGACCTATGTCTTCCACCTGCGGCCCGGCGTGACCTTCCACGACGGCAGCGCCTTCGACGCGCAGGACGTGGTCTTCTCGCTCGACCGGGCCCGGGCGCCCGACAGCACCAACGCCCAGAAGGCGCTGTTCGAGGGCATCGAGACGGTCGAGGCGCTGGACCCGCTGACCGTCCGCGTCACGCTGAAGGCCCCGGACGGCGGCTTCCCCTTCAAGATGGCCTGGGGCGATGCGGTGATGGTCGACCAGGCCAGCATCGCCGATATCGCCACCAGGCCCGTCGGCACCGGCCCCTTCAGGTTCGGCGCATGGCGGCAGGGCGACCATATCCGGCTCGACGCCTTCGACGGCTACTGGGGCGAGAGGCCGGCGCTGAAAACCGCCACCTTCCGCTTCATCGGCGATCCCAGCGCCGCCTTCGCGGCGATGATGGCGGGCGACATCGACGCCTTCCCGATCTATCCCGCCCCGGAGACCCTGGCCCAGCTGCAGGCCGATCCGCGCTTCAAGGTGCTGGTCGGCACCACCGAGGGCGAGACGATCCTGGCCATGAACCACAAGCACCCGGCGCTGGCCGGGGTGAAGGTGCGCGCGGCCATCGCCCATGCCATCGACCGCCAGGAAATCATCGACGGCGCGATGTTCGGCTACGGCACGCCCATCGGCACGCATTTCGCGCCGCATCATCCCGATTACGTCGATCTGACCGCGAAATCGCAATACGATCCGGACCTGTCGAAAAAGCTGCTGGCCGAGGCGGGGGCCGAGAACCTGACCCTGCGCCTCGCCCTGCCGCCGACGCCCTATGCCCGCCGCGGCGGCGAGATCGTCGCCGCCAAGCTGCGCGCCGTGGGTATCCAGACGCAGATCACCAACATGGAATGGGCGCAGTGGCTGGAGCAGGTGTTCAAGAGCGCCGATTACGACCTGAGCATCATCAGCCATGTCGAGCCGATGGACATCGATATCTACGGCCGCGAGGATTACTATTTCAACTACCGGAACCCCGCCTTCGACGAGGTCATGGCGAAGCTCGACGCCACCACCGACCCGGCCGAACGCTCGGCGCTGCTGAAACGGGCGCAGGAGATCCTGGCCGACGACCACGCCAACGCCTTCCTGTTCCAGATGGCGAAGACCGGCGTCGCCAAGGCGGAGATCGAGGGGCTCTGGGAAAACACCCCCATGCCGGCCAACGACCTGACCAAGGTGCATTGGAAGGAATAG
- a CDS encoding L,D-transpeptidase, translating to MRLAPLMLAMGLGLAACAPTPQTPAQPPAADQGVYGARTDSGPNGEPIEIHAVRPAYLTERNRRQRVAYNGPEAPGTIVVDPYARFLYHVLGNGEAMRFGVAVGQAGKNFQGTATIGRKHAWPSWTPTANMVRTQPELYGPLKGGLRGGVDNPLGSRALYLYKGGRDTMYRIHGTMDPSSIGKATSAGCIRLFNQDIMDLFDEIPSGTAVKVRTRAESLALEGPLVELPNGYLAPAHEMQTAEAGPAQ from the coding sequence ATGCGCCTTGCACCGCTCATGCTGGCGATGGGCCTTGGCCTTGCCGCCTGCGCGCCCACGCCCCAGACCCCGGCCCAGCCGCCCGCCGCCGATCAGGGCGTCTACGGCGCCCGGACCGATTCCGGTCCGAATGGCGAGCCGATCGAGATCCACGCCGTCCGCCCCGCCTATCTGACCGAGCGCAACCGCCGCCAGCGCGTCGCCTATAACGGTCCCGAGGCGCCGGGCACCATCGTGGTCGACCCCTATGCCCGCTTCCTCTACCATGTGCTGGGCAACGGCGAGGCGATGCGCTTCGGCGTGGCGGTCGGCCAGGCCGGCAAGAACTTCCAGGGCACCGCCACCATCGGCCGCAAGCATGCCTGGCCCAGCTGGACGCCGACGGCGAACATGGTCCGCACCCAGCCCGAGCTTTACGGCCCGCTGAAGGGCGGCCTGCGCGGCGGGGTGGACAACCCGCTGGGCTCGCGCGCGCTCTATCTCTACAAGGGCGGGCGCGACACCATGTATCGCATCCACGGCACCATGGACCCGTCCTCGATCGGCAAGGCGACCTCGGCCGGCTGCATCCGCCTGTTCAACCAGGACATCATGGACCTGTTCGACGAGATCCCCAGCGGCACCGCGGTCAAGGTCCGCACCCGCGCCGAAAGCCTGGCGCTGGAGGGGCCGCTGGTCGAGCTGCCGAACGGCTATCTTGCCCCGGCGCATGAGATGCAGACCGCCGAGGCCGGCCCGGCGCAGTAA
- a CDS encoding MFS transporter → MPAPARKSPFAPFRHRDFRLLWSATLISNFGGLVQAVGAAWMMTQLTDSATLIALVQASNTLPIMLFALLSGALADILDRRTLLLGAQMFMALVSVLLAVLTWQGWMTPLLLLSLTFLIGVGQAIYNPPWQASMQDLVPRDDLPAAVSLNSVGFNLMRSVGPAVGGIITAAFGAAAAFAVNAVSYIPLLGALMRWHPVTPPRVTTPEPFVAAVGAGLRYVALSPNLMRVLTRGALFGFSAIVVMALLPLVAKQNPSGGSLLFGLLLGCFGLGAICGALINPHVRERLDNENVVRVAFAAFGASALLLALTESTWLHALAMLPAGASWVLALSLFNVTVQLSTPRWVVARALALYQTSVFGGMAAGSWAWGSVANNYDLETALIAASVPLFLGAVLGHWLRIPEFGTLDLDPVNRFREPELALDLRGRSGPIMVMVDYEIDQLDVPEFLRLMALRRNIRRRDGARNWALLRDLEHPERWTESYHIATWDEYVRHNLRRTKADFETYQDINKLHRGKEPPVVHRMIERHTVSLDDDVPLVGKLEVP, encoded by the coding sequence ATGCCAGCCCCTGCCCGCAAGAGCCCCTTCGCCCCGTTCCGCCATCGCGATTTCCGCCTGCTCTGGTCGGCGACGCTGATCTCGAATTTCGGCGGGCTGGTGCAGGCGGTCGGCGCGGCCTGGATGATGACGCAGCTGACCGATTCGGCGACGCTGATCGCGCTGGTGCAGGCCTCGAACACCTTGCCGATCATGCTTTTCGCGCTGCTGTCCGGGGCGCTGGCCGACATCCTCGACCGCCGCACCCTGCTGCTGGGGGCGCAGATGTTCATGGCGCTGGTCTCGGTCCTGCTGGCGGTGCTGACCTGGCAGGGCTGGATGACGCCCCTGCTGCTCTTGTCGCTGACCTTCCTGATCGGGGTCGGGCAGGCGATCTACAACCCGCCCTGGCAGGCCAGCATGCAGGACCTGGTGCCGCGCGACGACCTGCCGGCGGCGGTGTCGCTGAACTCGGTCGGCTTCAACCTGATGCGCTCGGTCGGCCCGGCGGTGGGCGGCATCATCACCGCCGCCTTCGGTGCGGCCGCGGCCTTCGCGGTCAATGCGGTCAGCTACATCCCGCTGCTCGGCGCACTGATGCGCTGGCATCCGGTGACGCCGCCGCGCGTCACCACGCCCGAGCCCTTCGTCGCCGCCGTGGGCGCCGGGCTGCGCTATGTGGCGCTGTCGCCGAACCTGATGCGGGTGCTGACGCGCGGGGCGCTGTTCGGCTTTTCGGCCATCGTCGTCATGGCGCTGCTGCCGCTGGTGGCCAAGCAGAACCCCTCGGGCGGCTCGCTGCTCTTCGGCCTGCTCCTGGGCTGCTTCGGCCTGGGCGCGATCTGCGGCGCGCTGATCAACCCGCATGTGCGCGAGCGGCTGGACAACGAGAACGTGGTCCGCGTCGCCTTCGCCGCCTTCGGCGCCTCGGCCCTGCTGCTGGCGCTGACCGAAAGCACCTGGCTGCACGCGCTGGCCATGCTCCCGGCGGGGGCAAGCTGGGTGCTGGCGCTGTCGCTGTTCAACGTCACCGTGCAGCTTTCGACGCCGCGCTGGGTGGTAGCGCGGGCGCTGGCGCTCTACCAGACCTCGGTCTTCGGCGGCATGGCGGCGGGCAGCTGGGCCTGGGGCTCGGTCGCCAACAATTACGACCTGGAGACGGCGCTGATCGCCGCCTCGGTGCCGCTGTTCCTAGGCGCGGTGCTGGGGCACTGGCTGCGCATCCCGGAATTCGGCACGCTGGACCTGGACCCGGTGAACCGCTTCCGCGAGCCCGAGCTGGCGCTGGACCTGCGCGGCCGCTCGGGCCCGATCATGGTGATGGTGGATTACGAGATCGACCAGCTGGACGTGCCGGAATTCCTGCGGCTGATGGCCTTGCGCCGCAACATCCGCCGCCGCGACGGGGCGCGCAACTGGGCGCTGCTACGCGATCTGGAACATCCCGAACGCTGGACCGAAAGCTATCACATCGCCACCTGGGACGAATATGTCCGCCACAACCTGCGCCGCACCAAGGCCGATTTCGAGACCTATCAGGACATCAACAAGCTGCACCGCGGCAAGGAGCCGCCGGTCGTCCACCGCATGATCGAACGCCACACCGTCAGCCTGGACGACGACGTGCCGCTGGTCGGCAAGCTCGAGGTGCCCTGA
- a CDS encoding ABC transporter ATP-binding protein — MIELANLSVEIGAHEILRDLGLQLPPGRITGLVGESGSGKSMAALAIMGLLPEGMRAEGRVDLDGLNLLELPERELCRIRGKRIGMIFQEPMTALNPLMTIGDQVAEVLRIHQRLDRKAALERARDRLDRVGLTAPRFPLTLYPHQLSGGQRQRVAIALAIALRPELLIADEPTTALDVTTQARILDLLRGLVRDEGMALLLITHDLAVVSGIADRVAVMQQGRIVEEGPTETVFRQQSHPYTRALFAASTHQPRLVLPATKPRPLLQVEEAVREYPLPRRGLTAPRGSLRAVDGVSFRIEAGESVGLVGESGCGKSTLTRAILGLDPLQGGRILLDGQEIRAGRAMPADLRARMQVVFQDPFGSFDPRWRVERLVAEPFHLTGLPRDWREQVAEALFEVGITGADALRRRIHEFSGGQRQRIAIARALIIKPRLIVLDEAVSALDVRVRAQVLDLLARLRVSHGLSYLFISHDLAVVRQITDRVLIMEKGRIVESGPTHAVMQAPQHAYTQSLLAATPRIPPEWQAHEQVSGVALPSPEP, encoded by the coding sequence ATGATCGAACTCGCCAATCTCTCGGTCGAGATCGGCGCGCATGAGATCCTGCGCGACCTCGGCCTGCAATTGCCGCCCGGCCGGATCACCGGGCTGGTCGGCGAAAGCGGCTCGGGCAAGTCCATGGCGGCGCTGGCGATCATGGGCCTTCTGCCCGAGGGCATGCGGGCCGAGGGCCGGGTGGATCTGGACGGCCTGAACCTGCTGGAACTGCCCGAGCGGGAGCTGTGCCGCATCCGCGGCAAACGCATCGGCATGATCTTTCAGGAGCCGATGACGGCGTTGAACCCGCTGATGACCATCGGCGACCAGGTGGCCGAGGTGCTGCGCATCCATCAGCGCCTGGACCGCAAGGCGGCGCTGGAACGCGCCCGCGACCGGCTGGACCGCGTCGGCCTGACCGCGCCGCGCTTTCCGCTGACGCTTTACCCGCACCAGCTTTCGGGCGGCCAGCGCCAGCGCGTCGCCATCGCGCTGGCCATCGCGCTGCGCCCCGAGCTGCTGATCGCCGACGAGCCGACAACCGCGCTGGACGTGACCACGCAGGCCCGCATCCTCGACCTGCTGCGCGGGCTGGTGCGGGACGAGGGGATGGCGCTGCTGCTCATCACCCACGACCTTGCGGTGGTCTCGGGCATCGCCGACCGCGTGGCGGTCATGCAGCAGGGCCGCATCGTCGAGGAGGGGCCGACCGAGACGGTGTTCCGCCAGCAAAGCCACCCCTATACCCGGGCGCTGTTCGCCGCCTCGACCCATCAGCCGCGGCTGGTGCTGCCCGCCACGAAACCCCGGCCGCTGCTGCAGGTCGAGGAGGCGGTGCGCGAATACCCCCTGCCCCGCCGCGGCCTGACCGCGCCGCGCGGCAGCCTGCGGGCGGTGGACGGGGTCAGCTTTCGCATCGAGGCCGGGGAATCGGTCGGGCTGGTCGGCGAATCCGGCTGCGGGAAATCGACGCTGACCCGGGCGATCCTGGGCCTCGATCCGCTGCAGGGCGGCCGCATCCTGCTGGACGGGCAGGAAATCCGCGCCGGCCGTGCCATGCCGGCCGATCTGCGCGCCAGGATGCAGGTGGTGTTCCAGGACCCGTTCGGCAGCTTCGATCCGCGCTGGCGGGTCGAGCGGCTGGTGGCCGAACCCTTCCACCTGACCGGCCTGCCCCGCGACTGGCGCGAGCAGGTGGCCGAGGCGCTGTTCGAGGTCGGCATCACCGGCGCCGACGCCTTGCGCCGGCGCATCCACGAATTTTCCGGCGGCCAGCGCCAGCGCATCGCCATCGCCCGGGCGCTGATCATCAAGCCGCGGCTGATCGTGCTGGACGAGGCGGTCAGCGCCCTGGACGTGCGGGTGCGGGCGCAGGTGCTGGACCTGCTGGCGCGGCTGCGGGTCAGCCATGGCCTGTCCTACCTGTTCATCAGCCACGACTTGGCGGTGGTGCGCCAGATCACCGACCGGGTGCTGATCATGGAGAAAGGCCGCATCGTCGAAAGCGGCCCGACCCACGCGGTGATGCAGGCGCCGCAGCACGCCTATACCCAAAGCCTGCTGGCCGCGACGCCGAGGATCCCGCCAGAATGGCAGGCTCACGAACAGGTCAGCGGGGTTGCACTTCCCTCGCCCGAACCATAG